Proteins found in one Limnohabitans sp. TEGF004 genomic segment:
- the urtD gene encoding urea ABC transporter ATP-binding protein UrtD — MTPDLFDEGTKRLATHQARAVSDVTSGDRSAGYGRVHEPGSLDLTHGRILYLEDVHVSFDGFKAINGLSLDIAPGELRCIIGPNGAGKTTMMDIITGKTKPDSGQVFFGSTIDLLRHNEPEIAQLGIGRKFQKPTVFEHLSVFENLELALKTHKGVAASMFFKLNGTQRDRLSEVLHTIHLEDSVNDQAGNLSHGQKQWLEIGMLLMQDPKLLLLDEPVAGMTDFETERTAELFLTLKGKHSLMVVEHDMSFINTISDIVTVLCDGSVLAQGTLAQVQADERVIEVYLGR, encoded by the coding sequence ATGACCCCCGATCTGTTTGACGAAGGCACGAAGCGCTTGGCCACACACCAAGCGCGTGCGGTGAGCGATGTCACCTCTGGTGACCGCAGCGCAGGCTACGGCCGCGTGCACGAACCCGGCAGCTTGGACCTGACGCATGGCCGCATCTTGTATTTGGAAGATGTGCATGTGAGCTTTGATGGTTTCAAAGCCATCAACGGTTTGTCGCTCGACATTGCGCCGGGTGAGCTACGCTGCATCATCGGCCCCAACGGCGCGGGCAAGACCACGATGATGGACATCATCACCGGCAAAACAAAACCCGACTCGGGTCAAGTGTTCTTTGGCAGCACCATCGACTTGCTGCGCCACAACGAACCCGAAATTGCACAGCTGGGCATTGGCCGCAAGTTTCAAAAGCCCACAGTGTTTGAACATCTGAGCGTGTTTGAAAATTTAGAACTAGCGTTAAAAACCCACAAGGGTGTCGCAGCCTCCATGTTCTTCAAACTCAACGGCACGCAACGCGACCGCCTGAGCGAAGTACTGCACACCATTCACCTAGAAGACAGCGTCAACGACCAAGCCGGCAACCTGAGCCATGGCCAGAAACAATGGCTGGAGATTGGCATGCTACTGATGCAAGACCCCAAACTCTTGCTGCTCGACGAGCCCGTGGCTGGCATGACCGACTTTGAAACCGAGCGCACCGCAGAACTTTTCTTGACCCTCAAAGGCAAGCACTCGCTGATGGTGGTGGAGCACGACATGAGCTTCATCAACACCATCTCCGACATCGTCACCGTGCTGTGCGACGGCTCGGTGTTGGCACAAGGCACGTTGGCACAAGTGCAAGCCGACGAGCGCGTGATTGAGGTGTACCTAGGCCGCTAA
- the urtC gene encoding urea ABC transporter permease subunit UrtC, whose protein sequence is MTHNTSTLQLPEAPALLGTKGWILFLAAFITVCAVVPVLNLWVPADSVFHMSDYAVALVGKIMCYAICALAMDLIWGYTGILSLGHGLFFALGGYVMGMYLMRQIGTDGNYKSNLPDFMVFLDWKTLPWHWTFSDSFVATLLMVVLVPGVLAFVFGYFAFRSRIKGVYFSIITQAMTFAAMLLFFRNETGFGGNNGFTDFKRILDLPIATPAMRMTLFVLTGWALLMSYLFARWLVQSKFGRVLQAIRDAESRVMFSGYSPLPYKLTIWVISAVMCGIAGALYVPQVGIINPSEMSTANSIEIAVWAAVGGRASLIGPIVGAFLVNGMKSWLTVTAPEFWLYFLGALFIGVTLYMPQGVVGLIQKLSAKTKAEERV, encoded by the coding sequence ATGACACACAACACTTCTACTTTGCAACTACCCGAAGCACCGGCCCTGTTGGGCACCAAAGGCTGGATACTTTTCTTGGCAGCCTTCATCACCGTCTGCGCCGTGGTGCCCGTACTCAACCTGTGGGTGCCCGCAGACAGCGTGTTCCACATGAGCGACTACGCTGTGGCCTTGGTGGGCAAGATCATGTGCTACGCCATCTGTGCGCTCGCGATGGATTTGATTTGGGGTTACACCGGCATCTTGTCGCTCGGTCACGGTTTATTCTTTGCGCTGGGTGGCTACGTGATGGGCATGTACCTGATGCGACAAATTGGCACCGATGGCAACTACAAAAGCAACTTGCCTGACTTCATGGTGTTCCTTGATTGGAAAACTTTGCCTTGGCATTGGACCTTCAGCGACAGCTTTGTTGCCACGCTGCTGATGGTGGTGCTGGTGCCCGGTGTGTTGGCCTTTGTGTTTGGCTACTTCGCGTTTCGCTCGCGCATCAAAGGGGTGTACTTCTCCATCATCACGCAGGCTATGACGTTTGCGGCCATGCTGCTGTTCTTCCGCAACGAAACTGGCTTTGGTGGCAACAACGGCTTCACCGATTTCAAACGCATCTTGGACTTGCCCATTGCCACACCGGCCATGCGCATGACCTTGTTTGTACTGACCGGCTGGGCGTTGTTGATGAGCTATTTGTTTGCGCGCTGGTTGGTGCAAAGCAAGTTTGGCCGAGTGCTGCAAGCCATTCGCGATGCCGAAAGCCGCGTGATGTTTTCGGGCTACTCGCCCCTGCCCTACAAACTCACCATCTGGGTCATCTCTGCGGTGATGTGCGGCATTGCGGGTGCTTTGTATGTGCCGCAAGTGGGCATCATCAATCCCAGCGAAATGAGCACCGCCAACTCCATCGAAATCGCGGTGTGGGCCGCCGTGGGTGGCCGTGCGTCGCTGATTGGCCCCATCGTGGGTGCGTTTTTGGTCAACGGCATGAAGAGCTGGTTGACCGTGACGGCGCCTGAATTTTGGTTGTACTTCTTGGGCGCGTTGTTCATCGGCGTGACGCTGTACATGCCGCAAGGCGTGGTGGGCCTGATACAAAAACTCAGCGCCAAAACAAAAGCAGAGGAGCGCGTATGA
- the urtB gene encoding urea ABC transporter permease subunit UrtB, producing the protein MTCFSISTRMPTLQQRSAACRGLVVRITCGLAIAFLGQSSAWALTADQTRALTLGDTDARVSALQKALASPDAQTAAFLQAMADDAVKVNGTQVLVVRDGKATDPVSGDATALPGTAEDVINNNRMRGEIDAALSALQLLSPDAALRVQAAKSVLKEPDPTKLVMLEKALASESDEGVRKQMLLARAAILLNSDKADERMASAKTLADSQTPDTQLLLNQRLSQEEDKQVRAQLQTSLLTIQAALNWGEKLGALFTGISLGSILLLVALGLAITYGLMGVINMAHGELMMIGAYATYVVQGLFRQYLPGMFDAYLLVAVPVSFLAAALVGAVLERLVLRHLYGRPLETLLATWGISLVLMQGVRSIFGAQNVGVENPSWMSGGVQLLANLSLPYNRLIIIGFAVFVLVGMTLLISKTRLGLFVRGVTQNRPMASALGVNTARIDTYAFSLGCGIAGLAGCALSQIGNVGPDLGQSYIVDAFMVVVLGGVGQLAGTVYAAVGLGLMNKLLEGVAGAVLAKIAVLVFIIVFIQKRPQGIFAMKGRSAEA; encoded by the coding sequence ATGACTTGTTTTTCTATTTCGACGCGCATGCCCACGCTGCAACAGCGCAGCGCAGCATGTCGCGGTCTCGTTGTGCGCATCACTTGCGGATTGGCCATTGCCTTCCTCGGTCAATCCAGCGCATGGGCGCTGACCGCGGATCAAACACGCGCACTCACGCTGGGCGACACCGATGCACGCGTGAGCGCTCTGCAAAAAGCACTGGCTTCACCCGACGCACAAACCGCCGCCTTCTTACAAGCCATGGCCGATGACGCCGTGAAAGTGAATGGCACACAGGTACTGGTGGTGCGCGATGGCAAAGCCACCGACCCTGTGAGCGGTGACGCCACCGCCCTGCCCGGCACCGCAGAAGACGTGATCAACAACAACCGCATGCGCGGCGAAATTGACGCCGCTTTGTCTGCCTTGCAATTACTCAGCCCAGACGCAGCGTTGCGTGTGCAAGCGGCCAAGTCGGTGCTGAAAGAACCTGACCCAACCAAATTGGTCATGCTTGAAAAAGCGCTCGCGAGTGAATCCGACGAAGGCGTGAGAAAACAAATGCTGTTGGCACGCGCTGCGATTTTGTTAAACAGCGACAAGGCTGACGAACGCATGGCTTCGGCCAAAACTTTGGCCGACAGCCAAACCCCCGATACCCAACTTTTGCTCAATCAACGACTAAGCCAAGAAGAAGACAAGCAAGTGCGTGCGCAGTTGCAAACCTCACTGCTCACCATTCAGGCCGCGTTGAACTGGGGTGAAAAACTCGGCGCTTTATTTACAGGCATTAGCCTCGGATCTATCTTGTTGCTCGTGGCATTGGGTTTAGCCATCACCTACGGTTTGATGGGTGTCATCAACATGGCTCATGGCGAGCTGATGATGATTGGCGCTTACGCCACCTACGTGGTGCAAGGTTTGTTCCGCCAGTATTTACCGGGCATGTTTGACGCGTATTTGTTGGTCGCCGTACCTGTCTCGTTTCTTGCTGCAGCGCTCGTGGGCGCGGTGTTGGAGCGATTGGTGTTGCGCCACTTGTATGGCCGGCCGCTCGAAACATTGCTAGCCACTTGGGGCATCAGCTTGGTGTTGATGCAAGGCGTGCGCAGTATTTTTGGTGCGCAAAACGTCGGTGTTGAAAACCCCTCATGGATGAGCGGTGGCGTGCAACTGCTGGCCAACCTCTCGCTGCCCTACAACCGTTTGATCATCATTGGCTTTGCGGTGTTTGTGTTGGTGGGCATGACGCTGTTGATCAGCAAAACACGCTTGGGTTTGTTTGTGCGCGGTGTGACACAAAACCGTCCCATGGCGTCGGCTTTGGGCGTGAACACGGCACGCATTGACACCTATGCGTTCTCACTTGGTTGCGGCATTGCTGGCTTGGCCGGTTGTGCGCTGAGCCAAATTGGCAACGTGGGGCCAGACCTCGGTCAAAGCTACATCGTCGACGCCTTCATGGTGGTGGTGCTGGGTGGCGTGGGCCAACTGGCCGGCACGGTGTACGCAGCGGTGGGTTTGGGCTTGATGAACAAATTGCTCGAAGGCGTGGCCGGTGCCGTACTAGCCAAGATTGCGGTGTTGGTGTTCATCATTGTGTTTATCCAAAAACGTCCGCAGGGCATCTTTGCCATGAAAGGCCGCAGTGCGGAGGCATGA
- the urtA gene encoding urea ABC transporter substrate-binding protein: MNRRGNLKALAAAAALSVGSFVIAPQALAADTIKVGVLHSLSGTMAISETVLKDTVLMAIDEINAKGGVLGKKLEPVVVDPASNWPLFAEKTKQLIGQDKVSVIFGCWTSVSRKSVLPVVEEMNGLLFYPVQYEGEELSKNVFYTGAAPNQQAIPAVDYLMSKDGGAAKRWVLLGTDYVYPRTTNKILRAYLKSKGVADKDIDEKYTPFGHSDYQTIVADIKKFAAGGKTAVVSTINGDSNVPFYKELGNAGLKAKDVPVVAFSVGEEELRGVDTKPLVGHLAAWNYFMSIKTPANDEFIKKWSAYAKAKNIAGHKDKPLTNDPMEATYIGINMWKQAVEKAKSTDTDKVIAAMAGQTFKAPSGIVSKMDEKNHHLHKSVFIGEIKADGQFNVVWKTPGPVKAKPWSPFIEGNASKPDEPVKK, from the coding sequence ATGAATCGTCGAGGAAACCTGAAGGCTTTGGCCGCTGCTGCGGCACTGTCCGTTGGCTCATTTGTGATTGCGCCACAAGCGCTGGCCGCTGACACCATCAAAGTGGGCGTGCTGCACAGCTTGTCCGGCACCATGGCCATTTCCGAAACTGTGTTGAAAGACACCGTGCTCATGGCCATCGACGAAATCAACGCCAAGGGCGGCGTGTTGGGCAAGAAGCTCGAACCCGTCGTGGTGGACCCCGCTTCGAACTGGCCCTTGTTCGCAGAGAAAACCAAGCAGCTGATCGGCCAAGACAAAGTGTCTGTCATCTTCGGTTGCTGGACATCTGTGTCTCGCAAATCGGTGTTGCCTGTTGTGGAAGAAATGAATGGCTTGCTGTTCTACCCCGTGCAATACGAAGGTGAAGAGCTCAGCAAAAACGTGTTCTACACCGGTGCTGCGCCCAACCAACAAGCCATCCCCGCTGTGGACTACTTGATGAGCAAAGACGGTGGTGCTGCCAAGCGTTGGGTCTTGTTGGGCACCGACTATGTGTACCCGCGCACCACCAACAAAATTTTGCGCGCCTACCTCAAGAGCAAAGGCGTGGCAGACAAAGACATCGACGAGAAGTACACCCCGTTTGGTCACAGCGATTACCAAACCATCGTGGCTGACATCAAGAAGTTTGCTGCTGGCGGCAAAACCGCTGTGGTGTCCACCATCAACGGCGACTCCAACGTGCCGTTCTACAAAGAACTCGGCAACGCGGGCTTGAAAGCTAAAGACGTGCCTGTGGTCGCCTTCTCAGTGGGTGAAGAAGAACTGCGCGGCGTGGACACCAAGCCTTTGGTCGGTCACTTGGCGGCATGGAACTACTTCATGAGCATCAAGACCCCAGCCAACGACGAGTTCATCAAGAAGTGGTCTGCCTACGCCAAGGCCAAGAACATCGCAGGTCACAAAGACAAGCCTTTGACCAACGATCCGATGGAAGCCACCTACATCGGCATCAACATGTGGAAGCAAGCGGTTGAAAAAGCCAAGTCCACCGACACCGACAAAGTGATTGCAGCGATGGCCGGCCAAACCTTCAAGGCACCCAGCGGCATCGTCAGCAAGATGGATGAGAAGAACCACCACTTGCACAAGTCGGTGTTCATCGGCGAGATCAAGGCCGACGGCCAGTTCAACGTAGTTTGGAAAACACCAGGCCCTGTGAAAGCCAAGCCATGGAGCCCCTTCATCGAAGGCAATGCATCCAAGCCCGATGAGCCCGTGAAGAAGTAA
- a CDS encoding urease subunit gamma — MELTPREKDKLLIFTAALLAERRQARGLKLNYPEAVALISAAVMEGARDGQTVAQLMSAGRNVLTRADVMDGVAEMIPDIQVEATFPDGTKLVTVHQPIV, encoded by the coding sequence ATGGAACTCACCCCCCGCGAAAAAGACAAGCTCTTGATCTTCACTGCCGCCTTGTTGGCCGAACGTCGACAAGCCCGTGGCTTGAAGCTCAACTACCCCGAGGCCGTGGCCCTCATCAGCGCTGCCGTGATGGAAGGCGCACGCGACGGTCAAACCGTGGCGCAACTCATGAGCGCAGGCCGCAACGTGCTGACCCGTGCCGACGTGATGGACGGCGTGGCCGAAATGATTCCTGACATCCAAGTCGAAGCCACTTTCCCCGACGGCACCAAGCTCGTCACTGTGCATCAACCCATTGTTTGA
- a CDS encoding urease subunit beta — MTPGELLIDEGEHTLNPGRRTHTLVVQNASDRPIQVGSHYHFAETNGGLSFDREAAHGMRLNIASGTAVRFEPGQQRTVELVDLSGDRQVFGFRGLVNGAVDVPNKGNI; from the coding sequence ATGACACCCGGTGAACTGTTGATTGACGAGGGTGAACACACCCTCAACCCAGGCCGACGCACGCACACGCTGGTCGTGCAAAACGCCAGCGACCGCCCCATCCAAGTGGGCTCGCACTACCACTTTGCTGAAACCAACGGCGGCTTGAGCTTTGATCGTGAAGCCGCACACGGCATGCGCTTGAACATTGCATCAGGTACAGCGGTACGTTTTGAGCCTGGCCAACAACGTACGGTCGAGTTGGTGGACCTGAGCGGCGATCGCCAAGTGTTTGGTTTTCGTGGCTTAGTGAATGGTGCGGTGGACGTGCCAAACAAAGGAAACATCTGA
- the ureC gene encoding urease subunit alpha, translating to MATIGKRAYAEMFGPTVGDRLRLADTNLVIEVEKDFTLQAGGYGEEVKFGGGKTIRDGMAQSQRTRDGVGTGPQAGGAVDTVMTNALIIDHWGIVKADIGLKGGRIVAIGKAGNPDTQPGVDIVIGPGTEVISCEGNIVTAGGVDTHIHFIAPQQIEEALTSGVTTMLGGGTGPATGTFATTCTPGAWNIERMLQAADAFPMNLGFLGKGNAALPDSLHEQINAGAIGLKLHEDWGTTPAAIDNCLNVAEATDTQVAIHTDTLNESGFVEDTVAAFKGRTIHTFHTEGAGGGHAPDILKVVGEANVLPSSTNPTRPYTVNTLDEHVDMLMVCHHLHPAIAEDLAFAESRIRRETIAAEDILHDLGAISMMSSDSQAMGRVGEVIIRTWQTAHKMKAQRGLLPGDTDRHDNFRVKRYIAKYTINPSIAHGISHEVGSVEVGKWADLVVWKPAFFGIKPSIILKGGFIAMAAMGDPNASIPTPQPVHYRPMFGAYGGALHRGSLTFVSQAGMAAGIGQKFGLHKTLSAVKHIRSVGKRDMIHNDYAPRMEVDAQTYAVRADGHLLTCEPAVSLPMTQRYFLF from the coding sequence ATGGCAACCATCGGCAAACGCGCCTACGCAGAAATGTTTGGCCCCACCGTCGGCGACCGCCTTCGTTTGGCAGACACCAACTTGGTCATTGAGGTCGAGAAAGATTTCACGCTACAAGCCGGTGGCTATGGCGAAGAGGTGAAGTTCGGCGGCGGCAAAACCATTCGTGACGGCATGGCGCAATCGCAGCGCACGCGCGACGGTGTAGGCACTGGCCCGCAAGCGGGTGGCGCGGTAGACACCGTGATGACCAACGCTCTCATCATCGACCACTGGGGCATCGTCAAAGCCGACATTGGTTTGAAAGGTGGCCGCATCGTGGCCATTGGCAAAGCGGGCAACCCCGACACACAACCGGGTGTGGACATCGTCATTGGCCCTGGCACAGAGGTCATCAGCTGCGAAGGCAACATCGTCACCGCAGGTGGTGTGGACACGCACATCCACTTCATCGCGCCCCAGCAAATTGAAGAAGCCTTGACGAGCGGTGTGACCACCATGCTTGGCGGCGGCACAGGCCCAGCCACGGGCACGTTTGCCACCACCTGCACACCCGGCGCTTGGAACATCGAACGCATGTTGCAAGCGGCCGATGCCTTCCCCATGAACCTTGGTTTCTTGGGTAAAGGCAATGCCGCATTGCCCGATTCGCTGCACGAGCAAATCAACGCCGGCGCGATTGGTTTGAAGCTGCACGAAGATTGGGGCACGACGCCTGCGGCCATCGACAACTGTTTGAATGTGGCGGAAGCCACCGACACACAAGTGGCCATCCACACCGACACGCTCAATGAGAGCGGCTTTGTGGAAGACACGGTGGCCGCGTTTAAAGGCCGCACCATCCACACCTTCCACACAGAAGGTGCGGGTGGTGGCCACGCGCCCGATATTTTGAAAGTGGTGGGCGAGGCCAATGTGTTGCCCAGCTCGACCAACCCGACACGTCCGTACACGGTGAACACGCTCGACGAGCATGTGGATATGCTCATGGTGTGCCACCACCTCCACCCCGCGATTGCTGAAGACTTGGCGTTTGCCGAAAGCCGCATTCGCCGCGAGACCATTGCCGCCGAAGACATCTTGCACGACCTAGGCGCCATCAGCATGATGAGCAGCGACAGCCAAGCCATGGGTCGTGTGGGTGAAGTGATTATTCGCACCTGGCAAACCGCACACAAGATGAAAGCGCAGCGCGGCTTGTTGCCTGGTGACACCGACCGACACGATAACTTCCGCGTCAAACGCTACATCGCCAAGTACACCATCAACCCTTCCATCGCACACGGCATCAGCCACGAAGTGGGCAGCGTGGAAGTGGGCAAGTGGGCCGACCTTGTGGTGTGGAAGCCTGCGTTCTTTGGCATCAAACCCAGCATCATTTTGAAAGGCGGCTTCATCGCCATGGCCGCGATGGGCGATCCCAATGCGTCCATCCCCACCCCGCAGCCCGTGCACTACCGCCCCATGTTTGGTGCGTATGGTGGGGCGCTGCACCGTGGCTCGCTCACCTTTGTGTCGCAAGCTGGCATGGCCGCAGGCATTGGACAAAAGTTTGGTTTGCACAAAACCCTCAGTGCTGTGAAGCACATTCGCAGCGTTGGCAAACGTGACATGATTCACAACGACTACGCGCCGCGCATGGAAGTGGATGCCCAAACCTACGCGGTGCGCGCCGATGGCCATTTGCTCACCTGCGAACCCGCGGTGAGCTTGCCCATGACCCAACGCTATTTCTTGTTCTGA
- the ureE gene encoding urease accessory protein UreE, whose amino-acid sequence MLTCSKLIAGGQGLAAALVKRAATVELDWDVRQKSRFDATDSTGRAFGVFLSRGTLVRGGDVLVLEDGSLVCVQAAPQEVLRITACTQHGSAFDLTRAAYHLGNRHVPIELQADHLKIEPDHVLADMLRAMHMTVVTVHEAFEPEGGAYSSHGHAQGHGHIAHSHGSEAHGTHAHSHDHHAHDHVHGPNCKHDH is encoded by the coding sequence ATGCTCACTTGTTCTAAATTAATCGCTGGCGGCCAAGGTTTGGCCGCCGCCCTGGTCAAACGCGCCGCCACGGTGGAGCTGGACTGGGACGTACGCCAAAAAAGCCGCTTTGATGCGACCGATTCCACAGGTCGCGCTTTTGGCGTTTTCTTATCTCGCGGCACCTTGGTGCGCGGCGGTGATGTGCTGGTGCTCGAAGACGGTTCTCTCGTGTGCGTGCAAGCGGCGCCACAAGAAGTGTTGCGCATCACCGCGTGTACGCAACACGGCTCAGCGTTTGACTTGACACGTGCTGCCTATCACTTGGGTAACCGCCATGTACCGATTGAGCTGCAAGCCGACCATTTGAAAATTGAGCCCGACCACGTACTCGCTGACATGCTGCGCGCCATGCACATGACGGTGGTGACTGTGCATGAAGCCTTTGAACCCGAAGGCGGTGCGTACAGCAGCCATGGGCACGCACAAGGTCATGGCCACATCGCGCATAGCCACGGTTCAGAGGCGCATGGCACGCACGCCCATTCCCACGATCACCATGCACACGACCATGTGCATGGTCCTAATTGCAAACATGACCACTGA
- a CDS encoding urease accessory UreF family protein: protein MTTDVASLALAEPMNSSAATPALLQLIWLASPALPIGGFSYSEGLEAAIDHGLVHDEHSAAEWLVDQLHLTQSRGDMAVLGQMITAWQARDDARLEALSQWVHATRESAELRLQSEQMGRSMLEWLRNQDAIDADTIAMCNRWIPTYPLMFALALSRTGASLEQCLQAYAFGWAENMVQAAIKSVPLGQNSGQRILTKLAQHIAPAVSHAMQVNDDTRQAFSPMLAILSAQHETQYSRLFRS from the coding sequence ATGACCACTGATGTCGCATCGCTAGCGTTGGCTGAGCCTATGAATTCGTCTGCAGCGACACCCGCACTGCTTCAACTCATTTGGCTCGCGTCACCCGCGTTGCCCATTGGTGGCTTCTCGTACTCCGAAGGTTTAGAAGCAGCCATTGATCATGGCTTGGTGCATGACGAACACAGCGCCGCTGAGTGGTTGGTGGACCAACTCCACCTCACGCAGTCGCGTGGCGATATGGCGGTGCTCGGTCAAATGATCACGGCATGGCAAGCTCGCGATGACGCGCGCCTAGAGGCCTTGAGTCAGTGGGTGCATGCCACCCGCGAGAGCGCTGAGTTGCGTTTGCAGAGTGAACAAATGGGCCGCTCCATGTTGGAGTGGCTGCGCAACCAAGACGCCATCGATGCAGACACCATTGCGATGTGTAACCGCTGGATACCCACCTACCCGTTGATGTTTGCCTTGGCTTTGTCGCGCACCGGCGCGTCGCTGGAGCAATGCTTGCAAGCCTATGCCTTTGGGTGGGCTGAAAACATGGTGCAAGCCGCCATCAAGTCAGTGCCTCTCGGGCAAAACTCAGGACAACGCATCTTGACGAAGCTCGCTCAACACATCGCCCCCGCCGTCAGCCATGCCATGCAAGTGAACGACGACACGCGCCAAGCTTTTTCTCCCATGCTGGCCATTCTTTCGGCCCAACACGAAACCCAATACTCACGACTGTTCAGATCATGA
- the ureG gene encoding urease accessory protein UreG, with protein sequence MMKHLHAIANRTKKLPPLRVGIGGPVGSGKTTLLEMLCKAMRDKYDLVAITNDIYTKEDQRLLTISGALPAERIMGVETGGCPHTAIREDASINLEAIDRMLVDFPDADMVFIESGGDNLAATFSPELSDLTIYVIDVAAGEKIPRKGGPGITKSDLFVINKTDLAPYVGANLDVMEADTIRMRTNASGLKPFVMTNLRTLDGLQDVVKFIETKGMLV encoded by the coding sequence ATCATGAAGCACTTACACGCCATCGCCAATCGCACCAAAAAATTACCACCTCTGCGCGTGGGCATCGGCGGGCCTGTGGGCTCTGGCAAAACGACCCTGCTGGAAATGCTCTGCAAAGCCATGCGCGACAAGTACGACCTCGTCGCCATCACCAACGACATTTACACCAAAGAAGACCAACGCTTGCTCACCATCAGTGGTGCATTGCCCGCAGAGCGCATCATGGGTGTGGAAACGGGCGGTTGCCCACACACGGCCATCCGCGAAGACGCATCCATCAACCTTGAAGCGATCGACCGCATGTTGGTCGATTTTCCAGATGCCGATATGGTGTTCATTGAGAGTGGTGGCGACAACTTGGCTGCCACATTCAGCCCCGAGCTGAGTGACTTGACGATCTATGTGATCGACGTGGCGGCTGGTGAAAAAATTCCACGCAAAGGTGGCCCCGGCATCACCAAGAGCGATTTGTTTGTGATCAATAAAACGGACCTGGCACCTTATGTCGGCGCCAACTTGGATGTGATGGAAGCTGACACCATTCGCATGCGTACCAACGCAAGTGGCTTGAAGCCTTTTGTCATGACCAACTTGCGTACCTTGGATGGTTTGCAAGACGTGGTCAAGTTCATCGAGACCAAGGGGATGTTGGTTTAA